DNA sequence from the Corynebacterium yudongzhengii genome:
TTTATGGGGTGTGGTCTGTGCGCGAGGTTGAAATGAGTCGACCCCGCGAGCTGAAACAGCCCCGGACTTACTATGCCGTGGCATAGTGTGGAGTGGGTTTTACGCACGTGCGTAAAACAGAGTCGGAATCCCTCAGGCGTTCGCCCTAACAAGGCCGCCGCAGTGACCCCGCGAGCTGAAACAGCCCCAGACTTACTATGCCGCGGCATAGTGCGAAGCGGTCTTTACGCACGTGCGTAATCGGAAATCGATGGGTCCCGGGGGAATTGATAGGTGCGCGAGGCCATACTGTCGGAGTCGTCTTCGGTAACCCCGGACTTACTATGCCGTGGCATAGTGTGGAGTGGGTTTTACGCACGTGCGTAAAACAGAGTCGGAATCCCTCAGGCGTTCGCCCTAACAAGGCCGCCGCAGTGACCCCGCGAGCTGAAACAGCCCCAGACTTACTATGCCGCGGCATAGTGCGAAGCGGTCTTTACGCACGTGCGTAATCGGGAATCAATGGATCCGGGGAGACTCATAGGTACACGAGACCACACCGTCGGAGTCGCCTTGGGCTCTTAGCATTGACCGTGCACAGTGTTTGACTTATAAAAGGTCATAATTGTGTGCGCGTATCACCTCGATGCCCCGGGCTAGGGAAATCTATGTCCTGGCTGCCGGTCACACTTCAACGGTATGGATTAAGAGTCTCGATGCCTAGCTGGGTCAAGCCCCTGGTAGTGGTGTAACTGGTTTTTGATCCTTCGTTGGTGGTCAGGCGGGTAGTTGCATCAGTGGGTCGGTGTTTACCTCCGTCTGCGAGCTGGTGTCGGTGGTCAGGGCGAGTCGGCATCGGCTCAGGACTTCGAGGCCGAGGCAGCGACGTCCTTCGGCCCATTCGTCGGTCTGCTCGGCCAGGACGGCGCCGATGAGGCGGACGATGGCATCCCGGTTGGAGAAGATCCCTACAACGTCGGTGCGGCGGCGGATCTCGCGGTTGAGCCGCTCGGTGGGGTTGTTGGACCAGATCTTCCGCCACACGTCGTCGGGGAACGTGGTGAAGGCGAGCAGGTCCTCTCGAGCGTCACCGAGGTGGTCGGCGACCTCGGGCAGCCGGTGCTCGGTGTAGTCCAATAGTCGGTCGAACTGGGCGTTGACGGCGTCTGCGGTGGGCTGGTCATAGACGCTGTGCAGCATGGCCTTCACGGCCGGCCACATGGACTTCGGGCACACCGCCATGAGGTTCGCCGCGTAGTGGGTGCGGCAGCGCTGCCAGGCGGCTCCGGGCAGATTCGCCGAGATCGCATCCACGAGGCCGGCGTGCGCATCAGAGGTCACCAGCCGCATGCCGCCCAGGCCGCGGGCGACCAGGTCGGCGAAGAAGGTGTTCCACGAGGCCTTGGTCTCACTGGTCGCCACTTGCATGCCCAGCACCTCGCGGTGCCCGTCGCCGTTGACCCCGGTGGCCAGCAGCACCGAGGCCTTGACGACCTGCTTGTTTTCCCGAACCTTGATCGTCAACGCATCGGCGGTGACGAAAGTCAACGGCCCTGCCTCATCCAGGCGCCGGTGCCGGAACGCGGCGACCTGCTCATCCAGGTCGGTGGCCATGCGGGAGACCTGCGACTTCGACAGTGAGTCGATGCCCAGGGTCTTGACCAGCTTGTCCATGCGGCGGGTGGACACTCCGGCCAGATAGCAATCCGCCACGACGGTGATCAGCGCGGACTCAGCACGCTTGCGGCGCTCGAGCAGCCACTCGGGAAAGTAGGACCCCGACCGCAGCTTGGGCACCGCCACGTCGACGGTGCCAACCCGCGTATCGAGCGGGCGGTGGCGGTAGCCGTTTCGGTAGTTGGTGCGCTCGGCAGAGCGGGCGTTCCACTCCGCCCCGCAGACGGCGTCGGCATCGGCGGACAGCAAGGCGTTGATCATGGTCTGCAGCAGCTCGCGCATCAGATCCGGCGACGCCTCGGCGAGGGCTTGGCCAAGAAGGCCGGCAGGGTCGACGATATGAGGTGCGGTCATCGTGATGACTCCATTCGAGGATTCGGTAAGAGGTTGACTCGAAGGATCACACGGTGGCCGCTCTACATCCGTGCACAACACGAATCTGCAGACGATCTCGGCCACCGAGTTACACCACCTTAAGGGGCATTACTCCTAGCTGAGACAGGAAGAAAACCCTCTGCCTTCCCCTCGCTGGTTGGATCGTGGGCGTGGTCACGATGGTGATCGTTAAGGAGGGCGCCATCGTCGACGCGCTGACCTCCTTCCCGGTCATCCTGATTTCGGCGATGTGTTATGCCGGTGTGCTTGGAGCCTTAAGGAGTCAGTCCCCTTCCAACTAGGGAATCGACCCGCCGTCCCCGCAGTACATGTGTGCTGCGGGGATGTTTTCTTCGCATCTGACGGTTAAGCGCCGGCTACTCGCGTGCCCGCCGGCTGTGTATCGTGAGGTGCGCTGGCTCAAAGACGCCCGGGTGACGGGGCAGTCCACGGCCAGCTTCGATCGTTTCACCCGAGCCGGTGCTCGCAACACATAGAGGCGTAAACCTGGAAGCCATGAACAAGTCAGCGCTTGCTTGCCTGGCAGCGGGCACGCTCATCTTCTCCGCCTTGTTGGTGTGGCTGGATCCTGCGCAAGCCGGTGAGCTTTTCGCCCGGCTTCTGCCGATCTTCGGATTCGTCATCGGGATGTCGGTCGTAGTCAATCTCGCCTCCGATTTCGGTGCCTTCGAGGAAGTCACCCGCTGGATCGAACACCGCGCTCCGCGATCGACGGAGGCGCGGAAGGCTGTCATCTGGGTAGGAATCCTGGTGCTCGCGGTGCTCGTGACGGTCTTCTTTTCGCTGGATACCACCGCTATCTTGATCACTCCGCTGGCGATCGTGCTGGCCCGAAGAAACGGGCTTTCGGTGATGGCCACCGCGATCTCGGTGGTGTGGATCGCAAACATCGGATCCCTCGTGCTGCCGGTGTCCAACCTGACGAACCTCCTTGCCGTCGGGGGCGGCTACTTCTCTTCCCCCGCGGGGTATCAGCACTATGTGTTTTTGCCGGCGATCGCTGCGCTGGCGGTGGTGGGTGCAGCCTCATGGCTGGTGCAACTGCGCGCGGCAACCGGCCACGCGGTTACGGCCCCGCATCCTCGGGCGCAGAAAGATCCGCTCCTAGTACTCGCCCTCGTGGTGATCGGCTGCCTTCTGCCCGCGCTCGTCTCGCCGATTCCTTATTGGGTATCGAGCACATTCGCCGCCGGCATCCTGCTCTGCGCGGCGTGGTGGCAACGTCGAGAAAGCATCAGCCTGGATCTGGTGCCATGGTCGGCGCTGGTGTTGGCCACCGGCTTTTCAGTATTGGCGACGCTGATCAACATCTTGGGCGGTGCCGCCGTGGTCCAAGATCTACTCGGTGGGGCAGGCGATACCCCGGGTGGGTTGTATGCGGTGGCCGGCGCCGGGGTGGTAGCGAGCAACGTCATCAACAACATTCCGGCGTATCTGATGTTAGAGCCGGCGGTGACAATCCCGGCCGGGGTGACAGCCTTGCTGATTGGGGTCAACGCTGGCCCATTGATTACTCCGTGGGCGTCGCTGGCCACGCTGTTGTGGCACGACCAGCTGAAACGAGTAGGCGTTCAGTTCGGGTGGAAGCGCTTCATCTTCGCCGGGCTGGCGATCGTGCCGATAGCGGTCGGGATTCCCACCGCGGTCCTTATCGCGCAGGTCGGTTAGAACGCCTCCGGCTGAACGCCGGGATCCGGGCCCGCCTGGCCTCATGCAGCGCTAGCACCTCTCAAAGTGAGTAGCACACACCAGCCCGTAACCACCCCGCACAACGCCTAACGCTTCACCAACTCGTCCGGATCGACCTCTTGCGGTCCGGTATCGGGTTCGCGCTCGCCGCGCTCGACGGCCTCGGCGTGCTCGACCTGTTCGGCGGTCGGCTCGTGGTTGCCCATGCCGACCTGGAGGTCTTCGTCGGGAATCGCGGTGATCTGCCCGCGGGATAGCGACTTGCGGTAGGAGAGGATCTCGCGGCGCAGCACGTTGGACAGGAAGTAGATGCCCAAGAGGTTCGGGATCGCCATGAGGAAGAAGGAGGCGTCGGCGAAAGTGATCGCCGCATCCAGCGAGGCAGAGGCGCCGATGATGGGGCCGATGACCCAGATGACCTTGACGGTCCAGCGCACGCCGTCGCTGTGGCCGAAGATGTAGGTGGCTGCCTGCTCGAAGTAGTAGGAGTAGGCGAGGACCGTCGAGAAGCCGAACAGTGCGACACAGACCGTGAGCAGGTACGGGAACCAACCGGCGACCGTGCCGAAGGCGGAGGCGGTCAGCGCCACGCCTTCGACGTCTTCGCCGGCGCCCTCGTAGACGCCGGTGACCACGATGGCGGTGGCGGTGAGCATGCAGACGATGACCGAGTCGAAGAACGGTCCCCACATCGCGGTGAAGCCCTCGGTCGCGGGCCGGCGGGTCTTGGAGGCCGAGTGCGCGAAGCCGGCGGTACCCACACCGGCCGCGTTGGAAAACAGCGCACGCTGGATGCCGACGACCGCGACACCGATGACGCCGCCGGTCACGCCTTCCGGAGTGATCATGCCCGTGACCATGGAGGCCAGTGCCGCCGGGACGTCGTTGATGTTGACGATGCTCACCGCGGTCACGGAGATCATGTAGATCGCGGCCATGGCCGGGGTGATGCGGCCGGTCCACTTGCCGATCGACTTCACACCCCCGATGATCACGATGCCCACCAGGGTGGCGATGACGATGCCGATCACCCAGTTGTTCTGCTGCAAGAACTCGGAGCCGGAAGACTCGGAGACGATCTCGGCGACCTGGTTGGACTGGAAGAGGTCCGCGCCGTAGAGGCCGAGCAAAGTGAACAGGGCGTAGAGCCACGCGAGCACGCTGCCGGTTTTGACCCAACCGACCTTGCGGAGACCGTCACGCAGGTAGTACATGGGCCCGCCGGCGATGGTGCCGTCGTCACGCACCTTGCGGAACATGACGCCGAGGGTGGCCTCTGACATCTTCACGCTCATGCCGATGAGGCCGAAGACGACGATCCAGAGCGCGGCGCCGGGCCCACCGACGGAGATCGCCACCGCCACGCCCGCGATGTTGCCGAGGCCGATCGTGCCCGAAAGCTCGGGGGCCAGCGCCTGGAAGGTGGAGATTTCGCCGGGGTCGGTCTTGCGGTTGAACTTGCCTCGGATGACGTTGAAGGAGTGCTTGATACCGGTAATCGGCTGGAAGCCCAGCCAGACGGTGAGGAAGATCGCCGCGGCCATCAGCCAGATGACGATCAAGGGGATACCGCCGGCGATCGGCAGCTCGAAGAAGACAATAGCGTCCAGAATGTCGGCTACGGGGCCGAGCCCAGACTCGATTAACTGATCAATCTGATCCATAGAGACTTCCGGTCGTGCGAGATTTAGGACACAGTACCCGTAGTTAATATGAAAGTTGCACTAATGGCTACCGGAAAAGGTATATCAACCACACGTGGGGGATGTAGCCGGGCGGGCAGGCATAATATTTCTTATGACTCGACTCTTCGGAACCGACGGCGTTCGCGGACTCGCGAACGAAAAGCTCACCGCGTCCCTCGCCCTGCGCCTTGGGGCGGCGGCGGCAGTGGTGCTGACCAAGGACCGCCGCTCTCACAAACGCCGCCCGACCGCGATCATCGGCCGAGACCCGCGCGTCTCCGGCGAGATGCTCGCCGCCGCCCTGTCCGCAGGCTTGGCCTCGCGGGGTGTCGACGTTTTACGCGTCGGCGTCCTACCCACCCCCGGCGTTGCCTTCCTCACGGATGATTATGGCGCTGATTTGGGGGTGATGATCTCCGCGTCGCACAACCCGATGCCCGATAACGGCATCAAGTTCTTCTCGGCCGGCGGGCACAAGCTTCCCGACGACGTCGAAAACGAGATCGAGGAGACTATGCAGGATCTCCAGGAGCAGGGCCCCACCGGCACGAGCATCGGCCGCATCATCGAAGAAGCCCCGGACGCCCGCTCGCGCTACCTCAGCCACCTCGCCGACGCGATGCAGACCGACCTCAGCGGCATCCACGTGGTCGTCGACACCGCCAACGGTGCCGCCAGCGCCGTCGCACCCTTGGCGTACGAGGCAGCGGGCGCGCAGGTCACGCCGATCCACAACCGTCCGGATTCCTACAACATCAACGACAACTGCGGCTCCACCCACATCGAGCAGATCCAGCAGGCCGTCGTCGAATACGGCGCGGACCTGGGGCTCGCCCACGATGGCGACGCCGATCGCTGCCTGGCGGTCGACGCGGAGGGCAACGTTGTCGACGGCGATCAGATCATGGCGATCCTCGCCGTCGCGCTCAACGAGGACAACGATTTGCGCCACAGCACCCTCGTGGCGACGGTGATGTCGAACCTCGGCTTGCGGCTCGCCATGGAGCGCGAGGGCATTAAGGTCATCGACACCAAGGTGGGCGACCGCTACGTCTTGGAAGAACTCAACCGCGGCGGCTACGACTTAGGCGGCGAGCAGTCCGGCCACGTCGTGTTCTCCGAGTACGCCACCACCGGCGACGGCACCCTCACGGGTCTGCACCTGATGAAGCGCATGGCCACCACGGGCAAGTCGCTGGCCGAGCTTGCCGACGTCATGACCGTCTTACCCCAGGTCCTCATCAACGTGCCGGTCTCCGATAAGTCGATCATCTTGAGCAACGACGACGTGATCTCCTGCCGTGCCGCCGCCGAAGAGGAGCTCGGGGATGCCGGCCGGGTGCTTTTGCGCCCGTCGGGAACCGAGGAGATCTTCCGCGTCATGGTCGAAGCCGCCGACGAGGAACAGGCCCGCAAGGTCGCCGGGCGCATCGCGGCCGTGGCCGCCGCGGTGTAAGCGCTTGGCCCGGGCTTAGCCCGGGCGGCGCGGCGTTACGCGTCGATCCTTTCGTATAAATCGACGAACTCTACGGCCAGGTCCTTGATCACCTGCGCGGTCATGAGGTGGTCCTCGCCATGGATGAGCAGGAGGGATAGCTCCGTCGAGCCGCCACGAACCTCTTGCGTGAGAAGGGCCTTCTGGAATGCGTGAGCCTCGATGAAAGACTTGTCAGCCTCGGCGAGAGACGCACGGGCGGCCTCGAAGTCTCCCGCCTTGGCCTCACGGATGGCGTTCATGGCATGGCTGCGTGCCGTTCCGCCATGGAGGATCAGGCCCATGGCCGATTCCGAGTTAGCCGGCTCGGCCATTTACTTGCCTTCCTTCACAGTGACGGCATAGTCGAGCGCGCCCTCGCCGTTCATGGTGCCGTACATCATCATCGGGATGACGCCCACCGGGATGCTGACCTTGGACTGAAACTCGTTCTCCATGTAGGCGACCTGGGGCCCGAGGAGGAGAACGTCGTAGTCGCCGGTGGATTCCAGTGCCTCCGCGGTCGAGACCGCGTCGATGAAGACCTCAATCCCGCGCTGGGAGGCCGCCTCCTTCATCTTCTGCACCATCATGCTGGTTGACATGCCGGACACACAGGCGAGAAGAATGCTGATCTTCTGCATCGTATAGTTCCTTTCTTTCACTATCGTCGAACTGAACGTGCCATGTGGGAAACCGTGTGCCTTACGCCGCGAATAGCGTCGCTCAGCGTGTTGATATTCACCCCGGGGGCCACGCCGCCGTAGCCGGCGTCACCGATGTGTTGAATGTCGGCATCACAGATCTTGTTGGTCAAGGCAATGCGCGAATGACCTGCGGGTCGGAGCCCTCCTGACTGGTGCCGATCGCCGTCATGACCAGCGCACCTGCGCCATGAGCCACGTCCACAATGGAGGTCAGCTCCTCCGCCGTG
Encoded proteins:
- a CDS encoding IS256 family transposase is translated as MTAPHIVDPAGLLGQALAEASPDLMRELLQTMINALLSADADAVCGAEWNARSAERTNYRNGYRHRPLDTRVGTVDVAVPKLRSGSYFPEWLLERRKRAESALITVVADCYLAGVSTRRMDKLVKTLGIDSLSKSQVSRMATDLDEQVAAFRHRRLDEAGPLTFVTADALTIKVRENKQVVKASVLLATGVNGDGHREVLGMQVATSETKASWNTFFADLVARGLGGMRLVTSDAHAGLVDAISANLPGAAWQRCRTHYAANLMAVCPKSMWPAVKAMLHSVYDQPTADAVNAQFDRLLDYTEHRLPEVADHLGDAREDLLAFTTFPDDVWRKIWSNNPTERLNREIRRRTDVVGIFSNRDAIVRLIGAVLAEQTDEWAEGRRCLGLEVLSRCRLALTTDTSSQTEVNTDPLMQLPA
- a CDS encoding SLC13 family permease — translated: MNKSALACLAAGTLIFSALLVWLDPAQAGELFARLLPIFGFVIGMSVVVNLASDFGAFEEVTRWIEHRAPRSTEARKAVIWVGILVLAVLVTVFFSLDTTAILITPLAIVLARRNGLSVMATAISVVWIANIGSLVLPVSNLTNLLAVGGGYFSSPAGYQHYVFLPAIAALAVVGAASWLVQLRAATGHAVTAPHPRAQKDPLLVLALVVIGCLLPALVSPIPYWVSSTFAAGILLCAAWWQRRESISLDLVPWSALVLATGFSVLATLINILGGAAVVQDLLGGAGDTPGGLYAVAGAGVVASNVINNIPAYLMLEPAVTIPAGVTALLIGVNAGPLITPWASLATLLWHDQLKRVGVQFGWKRFIFAGLAIVPIAVGIPTAVLIAQVG
- a CDS encoding PTS sugar transporter subunit IIB — protein: MQKISILLACVSGMSTSMMVQKMKEAASQRGIEVFIDAVSTAEALESTGDYDVLLLGPQVAYMENEFQSKVSIPVGVIPMMMYGTMNGEGALDYAVTVKEGK
- a CDS encoding PTS lactose/cellobiose transporter subunit IIA, producing the protein MAEPANSESAMGLILHGGTARSHAMNAIREAKAGDFEAARASLAEADKSFIEAHAFQKALLTQEVRGGSTELSLLLIHGEDHLMTAQVIKDLAVEFVDLYERIDA
- the glmM gene encoding phosphoglucosamine mutase, translated to MTRLFGTDGVRGLANEKLTASLALRLGAAAAVVLTKDRRSHKRRPTAIIGRDPRVSGEMLAAALSAGLASRGVDVLRVGVLPTPGVAFLTDDYGADLGVMISASHNPMPDNGIKFFSAGGHKLPDDVENEIEETMQDLQEQGPTGTSIGRIIEEAPDARSRYLSHLADAMQTDLSGIHVVVDTANGAASAVAPLAYEAAGAQVTPIHNRPDSYNINDNCGSTHIEQIQQAVVEYGADLGLAHDGDADRCLAVDAEGNVVDGDQIMAILAVALNEDNDLRHSTLVATVMSNLGLRLAMEREGIKVIDTKVGDRYVLEELNRGGYDLGGEQSGHVVFSEYATTGDGTLTGLHLMKRMATTGKSLAELADVMTVLPQVLINVPVSDKSIILSNDDVISCRAAAEEELGDAGRVLLRPSGTEEIFRVMVEAADEEQARKVAGRIAAVAAAV
- a CDS encoding alanine/glycine:cation symporter family protein is translated as MDQIDQLIESGLGPVADILDAIVFFELPIAGGIPLIVIWLMAAAIFLTVWLGFQPITGIKHSFNVIRGKFNRKTDPGEISTFQALAPELSGTIGLGNIAGVAVAISVGGPGAALWIVVFGLIGMSVKMSEATLGVMFRKVRDDGTIAGGPMYYLRDGLRKVGWVKTGSVLAWLYALFTLLGLYGADLFQSNQVAEIVSESSGSEFLQQNNWVIGIVIATLVGIVIIGGVKSIGKWTGRITPAMAAIYMISVTAVSIVNINDVPAALASMVTGMITPEGVTGGVIGVAVVGIQRALFSNAAGVGTAGFAHSASKTRRPATEGFTAMWGPFFDSVIVCMLTATAIVVTGVYEGAGEDVEGVALTASAFGTVAGWFPYLLTVCVALFGFSTVLAYSYYFEQAATYIFGHSDGVRWTVKVIWVIGPIIGASASLDAAITFADASFFLMAIPNLLGIYFLSNVLRREILSYRKSLSRGQITAIPDEDLQVGMGNHEPTAEQVEHAEAVERGEREPDTGPQEVDPDELVKR